Proteins from a genomic interval of Candidatus Acidulodesulfobacterium ferriphilum:
- the gltX gene encoding glutamate--tRNA ligase codes for MRTDKNSSGVRVRFAPSPTGNLHIGGVRTLLFNYLFALKNKGRFILRIDDTDRVRSKKEYEDSIVGDLEWVGIKWDEFYRQSERTAVYENYLDILKKKGLIYECFCDEEDILKSKELAIRSKKPYIYSGRCLHLSPEEKEEFRSKLKKRGLHPSIRINVLKIGLNFVEFNDMVHGRISFNPKLIGDFILRTEDSRFTYNFASIIDDSDLGITHVIRGEDHIPNTPKQILLLKALEKNIPNFAHISLLYGKDGKMMSKRDLVSNIDYYKNEGYLPNAILNYLAITGNTFIEHKVFLDSRLRGNDTRITCNTFIEHKGKTGRNAGAAEKEIFSSISEMASAFDITRTKSSSAVFNEEKLKFVNEKWLINTPAAELINIITEKFSQLDAVQAAPSGSPKSLMSKLKEIYPTGTSLKIIDFLKQEFKTVKEILEELKIFFDDFKIKANADNINNNKYNFEDLKSLKTILCENIEKTAEFNEISIKNAIKETAAGSNKTVKDCYEALRLFLTGKLDGPSIIKIAVILGKQRVIARLS; via the coding sequence ATGCGCACAGATAAAAATTCCTCGGGGGTTCGCGTCCGCTTTGCCCCAAGCCCTACGGGAAACCTCCATATAGGCGGTGTAAGAACGCTTTTGTTTAATTATCTTTTTGCCCTGAAAAACAAAGGCAGGTTTATTTTAAGGATAGACGATACGGACAGGGTTAGAAGTAAAAAAGAATACGAAGATTCTATCGTAGGCGATTTGGAATGGGTAGGTATTAAATGGGATGAATTTTACAGGCAGTCGGAAAGAACCGCCGTCTATGAAAACTACCTCGATATTCTTAAGAAAAAGGGGTTAATTTATGAATGCTTCTGCGACGAAGAAGATATTTTAAAATCCAAAGAGTTAGCGATAAGGTCAAAAAAACCTTATATTTATAGCGGCAGATGCCTGCATCTTTCGCCGGAAGAAAAAGAAGAATTCCGCTCCAAACTTAAAAAAAGGGGTCTTCACCCTTCAATCCGCATAAATGTTCTAAAAATTGGGCTAAACTTCGTGGAGTTTAACGATATGGTTCACGGACGCATATCTTTTAACCCTAAACTCATCGGCGATTTTATCCTTAGGACCGAAGATAGCAGATTTACTTATAACTTTGCATCTATAATCGACGACAGCGACTTAGGTATAACTCATGTAATAAGAGGCGAAGACCATATCCCCAATACGCCGAAGCAGATTTTACTCCTTAAGGCTTTAGAAAAAAATATACCGAATTTTGCGCATATTTCACTTTTATATGGAAAAGACGGCAAGATGATGTCGAAAAGAGACCTTGTTTCCAATATAGATTACTATAAAAACGAGGGCTATCTTCCGAACGCCATATTAAATTATCTCGCTATTACCGGCAATACCTTTATAGAACATAAAGTTTTTCTGGATTCCCGCTTACGCGGGAATGACACCCGTATTACCTGCAACACCTTTATAGAACATAAAGGCAAAACGGGTAGAAATGCAGGCGCGGCGGAAAAAGAGATATTTTCAAGCATATCCGAAATGGCATCCGCCTTCGATATAACAAGAACAAAAAGTTCGAGCGCCGTTTTTAACGAAGAAAAATTAAAATTCGTCAACGAAAAATGGCTTATTAATACCCCCGCCGCAGAACTAATTAATATTATTACGGAAAAATTCAGCCAGCTTGACGCCGTGCAGGCGGCGCCTTCGGGAAGCCCCAAGTCCCTTATGTCCAAACTTAAAGAAATCTATCCGACAGGAACATCTTTGAAGATAATAGATTTTTTAAAGCAGGAATTTAAAACCGTAAAGGAGATATTAGAAGAATTAAAAATATTCTTCGACGATTTCAAAATAAAAGCAAATGCGGATAACATTAACAATAATAAATATAACTTTGAAGACCTTAAAAGCCTGAAAACAATCCTGTGTGAAAACATTGAAAAAACGGCGGAGTTTAACGAAATTTCAATTAAAAACGCAATAAAAGAAACTGCCGCGGGCAGCAATAAGACCGTCAAGGACTGCTATGAGGCTTTAAGGCTTTTCCTTACGGGCAAATTAGACGGTCCTTCCATAATTAAAATCGCAGTCATTTTAGGCAAACAAAGGGTCATAGCAAGGCTGTCGTAA
- a CDS encoding TRAM domain-containing protein yields the protein MKIFNKEPILFVRISLVLISAILGYLIGKEYWHNDLLSYVGLLFGFTIGFIVVTVEKSMESISTKKILAGGIGLFIALFIINYVTYQLFKGFFTGNLLGYITYAFVNFVAGYLGLIIGLRVSDEVSIGGFANKAHHLNPKDIEGKQDKSESCRNYKVIDTSSLIDGRILDVAKTGFIDGVLIIPTFVLHELQHIADSQDPLKRVKGRRGLDILKELREDKNINIEFADIDYPNIKEVDAKLIAFAKEKNGKIITTDFNLNKVAQVRNINVLNINDLVKALRPILLPGEAITVLIAKEGREKNQGIAYMDDGTMVVVEDAMKLVGSELDVTVTSVLQTSSGRMIFAKINYDRETV from the coding sequence ATGAAAATTTTTAATAAGGAGCCGATTCTTTTTGTAAGAATATCTCTTGTTTTGATTTCGGCAATTTTGGGTTATTTAATCGGCAAGGAGTACTGGCACAACGACCTTCTATCTTATGTCGGGCTTTTATTTGGTTTTACGATAGGTTTTATTGTCGTAACCGTTGAAAAAAGCATGGAATCCATATCCACCAAAAAGATATTAGCGGGTGGAATAGGGCTTTTTATAGCTCTTTTTATAATTAATTATGTAACATATCAACTGTTTAAAGGATTTTTTACCGGCAATCTTTTAGGTTATATAACCTATGCTTTTGTCAATTTTGTCGCGGGCTATCTCGGTCTTATCATCGGGTTGAGGGTAAGCGACGAGGTGAGCATCGGAGGTTTTGCCAATAAGGCTCACCATTTAAATCCAAAAGATATAGAGGGTAAACAGGATAAGTCCGAGTCCTGCCGCAATTATAAAGTAATAGATACAAGTTCCTTGATTGACGGACGCATACTCGATGTAGCAAAAACCGGTTTTATCGACGGCGTTCTTATAATACCCACATTCGTTCTCCATGAACTTCAACATATCGCCGATTCCCAGGACCCGCTTAAAAGGGTGAAAGGAAGAAGGGGTCTCGATATATTAAAAGAGCTGAGAGAGGATAAAAATATCAATATCGAATTTGCTGACATCGATTATCCGAATATTAAAGAGGTTGACGCAAAACTAATCGCATTTGCAAAAGAAAAAAACGGAAAAATTATCACAACCGACTTTAATTTAAACAAGGTGGCGCAGGTCAGAAATATTAATGTTTTAAACATTAACGACCTTGTTAAAGCCCTTCGGCCGATTTTGCTTCCGGGAGAGGCGATAACCGTTTTAATTGCCAAAGAGGGAAGAGAAAAAAATCAGGGTATTGCCTATATGGATGACGGAACTATGGTAGTGGTCGAAGATGCAATGAAATTAGTCGGTTCGGAACTCGATGTTACGGTTACAAGCGTTCTTCAAACATCGAGCGGCAGAATGATATTTGCAAAAATAAATTACGATAGAGAGACAGTTTAG
- a CDS encoding CarD family transcriptional regulator, giving the protein MLNLSKTEFSVNSFVFYPSYGVGIVECISVQKIGLADISFYNVKILENNAKIMVPVKNAHEVGLRQLIKENEIQKVFDVLEARCIKNPFARKESWNKRFNGYNIKLCSSCLFEVAEVLRDLYILKAEKELSFAEKKMFEKAKHLIIKELSTVMHRPETFVEDKIKRIFVQ; this is encoded by the coding sequence ATGTTAAACCTAAGCAAAACGGAGTTTAGCGTTAACTCGTTTGTCTTTTATCCCAGTTACGGAGTCGGCATTGTCGAATGTATTTCCGTGCAAAAAATTGGCTTGGCGGACATTTCTTTTTACAATGTTAAGATTTTAGAAAACAATGCTAAAATTATGGTCCCCGTGAAAAATGCGCATGAAGTTGGACTTCGTCAATTGATTAAGGAGAATGAAATACAAAAAGTTTTTGATGTATTGGAAGCCAGATGCATTAAAAATCCTTTTGCAAGAAAAGAATCATGGAATAAGCGGTTTAACGGCTATAACATAAAACTATGTTCGTCGTGCCTTTTTGAGGTTGCCGAGGTTTTAAGAGACCTTTATATATTAAAGGCGGAAAAAGAACTATCTTTTGCGGAAAAAAAGATGTTCGAAAAAGCAAAACATTTAATAATCAAAGAATTATCCACCGTTATGCACAGGCCGGAGACATTTGTAGAGGACAAAATAAAACGGATATTCGTTCAGTAA
- the mqnE gene encoding aminofutalosine synthase MqnE: MNKAIENKTFDLIREKVYNNIRLSADDALFLFKTDDLIALGELANFKNRQINGNRVYYIVNIHINYTNICVNRCAFCAFYRNGKEIDAYTMNTYEIIEYIKINYKANNFREVHIVGGLHPSLPYSFYTGMICGIKKEFPNLLIQAFTAVEIDYLSKISGLSVDEVLSDLKDSGLDSLPGGGAEIFNPVIRKRLCPQKISGERWIQIHKTAHSLGIPSNASMLYGVKESYEDRVSHLDAIRNAQDETNGFKSFIPFAFQPKNTAVKNSNLTSGYDDLKMIAVSRLFLDNFKHIKTFFVNLGINLAQVSLSFGADDFDGTLIEEKISHDAGSTNPAGLSVKMVKKIIEETGNIPTERDTLYNAVFS, encoded by the coding sequence ATGAATAAGGCAATAGAAAATAAAACTTTTGATTTAATAAGAGAAAAAGTTTATAATAATATAAGGCTTTCAGCTGATGATGCTTTATTTCTATTTAAAACCGATGATTTGATTGCGTTAGGCGAGCTGGCAAATTTTAAAAATCGTCAAATCAACGGAAACAGAGTATATTATATAGTCAATATTCATATAAATTATACTAATATATGTGTAAACAGGTGCGCCTTTTGCGCCTTTTACAGAAATGGAAAGGAAATAGACGCATACACTATGAACACATACGAAATAATTGAGTATATTAAAATCAATTATAAAGCCAATAACTTCAGAGAAGTTCACATCGTCGGCGGTCTTCACCCTTCGCTTCCTTACAGTTTTTATACCGGTATGATTTGCGGGATTAAAAAAGAATTTCCCAATCTTCTTATTCAGGCTTTTACCGCGGTAGAAATAGATTATTTATCTAAAATTTCGGGATTATCGGTTGACGAAGTGCTATCGGACTTAAAAGATAGCGGTTTAGACAGCCTTCCCGGAGGCGGGGCGGAAATATTCAACCCGGTTATAAGAAAGCGGTTGTGTCCGCAAAAAATCAGCGGAGAAAGATGGATTCAAATACATAAAACGGCGCATAGTCTCGGCATACCGTCCAATGCCTCGATGCTGTACGGAGTAAAAGAAAGCTATGAAGACAGGGTTAGCCATTTAGACGCGATAAGAAACGCCCAGGATGAAACTAACGGCTTTAAATCTTTTATTCCGTTTGCCTTCCAGCCTAAAAACACGGCAGTTAAAAATTCTAATTTAACCTCAGGATATGATGATTTAAAGATGATAGCGGTGTCCAGACTTTTTCTGGATAATTTTAAACATATTAAAACCTTCTTTGTCAATTTAGGCATCAATCTTGCCCAGGTGTCCCTGTCTTTCGGAGCCGATGATTTTGACGGGACATTAATAGAAGAAAAAATATCTCATGACGCAGGTTCAACAAACCCGGCAGGGCTTAGCGTCAAAATGGTAAAGAAGATTATCGAAGAGACTGGTAATATCCCAACCGAAAGGGATACTCTATATAATGCAGTGTTTAGCTAA
- a CDS encoding UbiX family flavin prenyltransferase has protein sequence MKENLESETGRPSYIVAITGASGAIFGFSLLKALVNNSYFVYLIISKPGFKVIKDELGMFVNLDTDGNLTKLEGKIKDEILNKFELHNDGFAFLDEMFLEAKIASGSAKQVKGMAVIPCSMGSLSRIACGNSGNLIERASDVMLKERKKLIVCPRETPFNDIHLKNMLSLINSGAVILPPIPAFYNKPQGIDDIISFITGKILDSLGIDNDMYIRWKGYD, from the coding sequence ATGAAAGAAAATTTAGAGTCCGAAACCGGAAGACCTTCTTATATCGTCGCCATAACCGGCGCATCCGGAGCGATATTTGGATTCAGCCTTCTTAAAGCCTTGGTTAATAATTCCTATTTTGTTTATCTTATAATTTCTAAACCGGGTTTTAAAGTAATTAAAGACGAATTAGGAATGTTTGTCAATCTCGATACGGATGGAAATCTAACAAAGCTTGAAGGTAAAATTAAAGATGAAATCCTGAATAAATTTGAGCTTCATAATGACGGATTTGCTTTTCTGGATGAAATGTTTCTGGAGGCAAAGATTGCGAGCGGGTCGGCAAAGCAGGTTAAAGGTATGGCGGTTATTCCCTGTTCTATGGGAAGCCTCTCTAGAATTGCCTGCGGAAATTCGGGAAATTTAATCGAGCGCGCAAGCGATGTTATGCTTAAAGAAAGGAAGAAGCTTATCGTATGTCCGAGAGAAACCCCGTTTAACGATATTCACCTTAAAAATATGCTCTCGTTAATTAATTCCGGAGCAGTTATTCTTCCCCCTATTCCCGCTTTTTATAATAAACCGCAGGGAATAGACGATATTATAAGTTTTATAACAGGTAAAATATTAGATAGTCTGGGGATAGATAATGATATGTACATAAGATGGAAGGGTTATGATTAA
- a CDS encoding 4-hydroxybenzoate octaprenyltransferase → MLKKIKNTLELVKFSHTIFVLPFALSAFLLAFYDKYPADFGAPFFYYKIIWIIVALVSGRSGAMAFNRVIDRKIDAKNKRTMGRTLPKGDLTALYSIVFGIIAYSILIIAAYELNFICFILSPFVIAFVTFYSYTKRFTFFSHLVLGISMALGPIGTWLAVTGSINYKILILGLAVVFWGMGFDILYAVMDYDFDVANGLFSIPAKFGIKNGVIISRIFHLSALICLISLYFIFNLNFLYITGIILVAGFFAYEHYLVYKSLDNIDMAFFTMNGYISVTFFIFIFISVMYGNFYLKS, encoded by the coding sequence ATGCTTAAAAAAATAAAAAATACATTAGAGTTAGTCAAATTTTCTCATACGATATTTGTTTTGCCGTTTGCCCTTAGCGCTTTTTTGCTTGCCTTTTACGATAAGTATCCCGCGGATTTCGGCGCCCCCTTTTTTTATTATAAAATAATATGGATTATTGTTGCTCTTGTTTCGGGGAGAAGCGGGGCAATGGCTTTTAACAGGGTAATCGACAGAAAAATAGACGCAAAAAATAAAAGGACTATGGGCAGGACGCTTCCGAAGGGCGACCTTACCGCTCTATATAGCATTGTTTTTGGCATCATTGCATACTCGATTCTCATTATTGCCGCCTATGAGTTAAATTTTATATGTTTTATCTTATCCCCGTTTGTAATTGCCTTTGTTACATTTTATTCATATACAAAAAGGTTTACCTTTTTTTCCCATCTGGTTCTGGGAATAAGTATGGCTTTAGGACCGATAGGGACATGGCTTGCGGTAACGGGAAGCATTAATTATAAAATTTTAATTCTTGGCCTCGCGGTGGTTTTTTGGGGGATGGGGTTTGACATTTTATATGCCGTAATGGATTACGATTTTGATGTCGCAAACGGATTATTTTCTATTCCCGCAAAATTTGGAATAAAAAACGGGGTAATTATCTCAAGAATATTTCATTTGTCAGCCTTAATCTGTTTAATATCCCTGTATTTCATCTTTAATCTTAATTTTTTATACATTACGGGGATAATTTTAGTAGCTGGGTTTTTTGCTTATGAACACTATCTTGTCTATAAAAGTTTAGACAATATAGATATGGCATTTTTTACCATGAACGGTTATATTTCCGTGACATTTTTTATTTTTATTTTTATAAGCGTGATGTACGGTAATTTTTACCTCAAGTCGTAA
- a CDS encoding menaquinone biosynthesis decarboxylase yields MPYKDLREFVKFLEENKDLHRVNAPVDRFLEIAEIADRMVKKEGPALLFENVKGFNFPVLINMFGSNKRILQAFEVKSLDDVAKRVSEIIDPEMPTNFFEKIKSLSKLKKLADYMPKIVKTGKCKDVIIDKPPLLDILPVLKTWPEDGGPFITLPLVFTKDPEKGSTNVGMYRMQVYDDTSCGMHWHIHKDGARHFRKYKELGKKIPVSVVIGSDPAVIYSATAPLPPDIEEMMFAGFLRGDAVELVKCETNDLLVPANAEFVLEGYIDPAEDFRLEGPFGDHTGYYSLEDFYPVFHVTLITHRKDAIYPATIVGKPPMEDCYIGKATERFFLPAIKKIFPEIVDMNLPFEGIFHDLIFISIKKSYPGHAKKIMHGIWGLGLMMFTKIIVVLDEDVNVQDKGEVIWRICNNIDPKRDITFVDGPIDVLEHASDIPNYGSKMGIDATKKWASEGYKRRWPNDIVMSAEIKKLVDDRWKEYGLS; encoded by the coding sequence ATGCCTTATAAAGACCTCCGCGAATTTGTCAAATTTTTAGAAGAAAACAAAGATTTACACAGGGTTAATGCCCCTGTCGATAGATTTTTAGAAATAGCTGAAATAGCGGACAGGATGGTAAAAAAAGAGGGTCCGGCGCTTTTATTCGAAAATGTCAAGGGCTTTAATTTTCCGGTTCTTATAAATATGTTCGGCTCGAATAAACGGATTTTACAGGCCTTTGAGGTTAAAAGTCTTGACGATGTCGCAAAAAGGGTATCGGAGATAATAGACCCTGAGATGCCGACAAATTTTTTCGAGAAAATAAAATCCCTCTCAAAACTGAAAAAACTTGCCGATTACATGCCAAAGATTGTCAAAACAGGGAAATGCAAGGATGTTATTATCGACAAACCGCCCCTGCTCGATATTTTACCGGTTTTAAAGACATGGCCCGAAGACGGCGGACCGTTTATAACCTTGCCGCTTGTTTTTACAAAAGATCCCGAAAAAGGCTCCACCAATGTAGGAATGTACAGGATGCAGGTTTACGACGATACATCGTGCGGTATGCACTGGCATATACATAAAGACGGGGCAAGGCATTTTAGAAAATATAAAGAATTAGGCAAAAAGATACCTGTTTCCGTGGTTATAGGTTCCGACCCTGCGGTGATTTATTCCGCCACCGCGCCGCTTCCTCCAGATATAGAAGAAATGATGTTTGCAGGGTTTTTAAGGGGGGATGCCGTAGAGCTTGTAAAATGCGAAACAAACGATTTGCTTGTTCCGGCAAATGCGGAGTTTGTGCTGGAAGGCTATATAGACCCTGCTGAAGATTTCAGGCTCGAAGGCCCTTTCGGCGACCATACGGGGTATTATTCGCTCGAGGATTTTTATCCTGTGTTTCATGTAACCCTTATAACGCACAGGAAGGATGCCATATATCCCGCTACTATCGTCGGGAAACCGCCTATGGAGGACTGTTATATCGGCAAGGCGACGGAAAGGTTTTTTCTGCCTGCCATAAAAAAGATATTTCCTGAAATTGTCGATATGAATTTACCATTTGAAGGAATATTTCACGATTTAATTTTTATAAGCATTAAAAAAAGCTATCCGGGGCATGCAAAAAAAATTATGCATGGAATATGGGGGCTTGGGCTTATGATGTTTACAAAAATAATCGTCGTACTCGATGAAGATGTCAATGTTCAGGATAAAGGCGAGGTTATCTGGAGAATATGCAATAACATAGACCCAAAACGGGATATAACATTTGTGGATGGACCTATCGATGTATTAGAACATGCGTCCGATATTCCGAACTACGGCTCCAAAATGGGGATCGACGCCACAAAAAAATGGGCATCAGAGGGTTATAAAAGGAGATGGCCAAACGACATCGTTATGTCTGCCGAAATAAAAAAATTGGTTGACGATAGATGGAAGGAATATGGTTTAAGTTAA
- the selB gene encoding selenocysteine-specific translation elongation factor translates to MENFILGTAGHIDHGKSSLIKALTGVETDRLKEEKRRGISIVLGYANITLPSGISVGIVDVPGHAKFIKTMVSGSTGMDGVLLVIAADDGIMAQTKEHLLILKLLGAGVVIPVLTKIDTVNDEIISMRENEIKDFLKSYGYDKASQNIIKVSVKSGTGIDELKNAIEKAIKNEDAKNIAGHASTKVFLPVDRVISSKGFGTILAGTLKCGSFSVGDEIQIMPSGLTAKIKNMESHNKKITAAHKSMRISINVPSIKKESVKYGDIISSKDGLLATDSVFTKFYYDFDNKKELRSHLILIFMTGSISIGSKIIVLNENKKVSPGNYSYAIFKLQNKISTMSKERFIVRDAGAGRTIGGGIIIDPFMDYRYDESLEVVYKGMASENPQEAVYSFIKLTGGAGLEEIYKKLNFNYPDFTAFIDKLKGDGKIITDSKGKFAVLKEDFDTGRSILIKTIKENLVNEKNALKSGIGKPELYRLFENNFNKQTGALFDIILDDLLSKKEILNDNGNITVKRQGDEAAALEIQEEYREIIKKIENLLKSSGNSVPTLDELEKKIKINKKMLNYAITVMAKQGKLVKIKHDIYYLKEQMDNIKKGLDLFFQSSERLEPKDMKEIAAVSRKYAIPLLEYFDYTGYTAKTGDYRIKR, encoded by the coding sequence ATGGAAAATTTTATTTTAGGAACGGCGGGTCACATAGACCATGGAAAATCGTCGCTGATAAAAGCCTTAACGGGCGTAGAAACAGACAGGCTAAAGGAAGAAAAAAGGCGCGGGATCAGTATTGTGCTCGGTTATGCCAATATAACCCTTCCTTCAGGAATATCCGTCGGAATTGTCGATGTTCCGGGACACGCGAAATTTATCAAAACTATGGTTTCCGGCTCCACGGGAATGGATGGGGTTCTGCTTGTAATTGCCGCAGATGACGGCATAATGGCTCAAACTAAGGAGCATCTTCTCATTTTAAAACTACTGGGTGCTGGCGTTGTCATACCTGTTTTAACCAAAATCGATACCGTGAACGATGAAATCATTTCTATGCGGGAAAACGAGATAAAAGATTTCTTAAAATCTTACGGTTACGATAAGGCATCCCAAAATATTATTAAGGTATCGGTTAAATCAGGTACGGGCATTGATGAATTAAAGAACGCAATAGAAAAGGCCATAAAGAATGAGGATGCGAAAAATATAGCAGGGCATGCATCTACAAAGGTCTTTTTGCCCGTGGACAGAGTTATTTCTTCGAAGGGTTTTGGAACAATTCTGGCAGGAACTTTGAAATGCGGCAGTTTTTCGGTTGGAGACGAAATACAGATAATGCCGTCCGGCTTAACCGCAAAGATAAAAAATATGGAATCGCACAATAAAAAAATAACCGCGGCGCATAAATCTATGAGAATATCGATAAATGTTCCGTCCATAAAAAAGGAAAGCGTAAAATACGGGGATATAATATCGTCAAAAGATGGCCTTCTGGCAACGGACTCCGTTTTTACAAAGTTTTATTATGATTTTGACAATAAAAAAGAGCTAAGGAGCCATCTAATATTAATATTTATGACCGGAAGCATCAGTATCGGCTCAAAGATAATCGTTCTGAATGAAAATAAAAAAGTAAGCCCCGGAAATTATTCATATGCCATATTCAAATTGCAAAATAAAATATCCACAATGTCTAAGGAAAGATTTATTGTAAGGGATGCAGGGGCGGGAAGAACGATAGGCGGGGGAATTATAATAGACCCCTTTATGGATTATCGCTATGATGAATCACTGGAAGTAGTTTACAAAGGAATGGCTTCGGAAAATCCGCAAGAGGCTGTTTATAGCTTTATTAAGCTGACAGGCGGCGCAGGCTTAGAAGAAATTTATAAAAAATTAAATTTTAATTATCCCGACTTTACGGCATTTATAGATAAATTAAAGGGAGACGGAAAGATAATAACGGATAGCAAAGGAAAATTTGCGGTTTTAAAAGAAGATTTTGATACGGGCAGATCTATACTAATCAAGACAATCAAGGAAAATCTCGTAAATGAAAAAAATGCTCTAAAAAGCGGGATTGGCAAACCGGAGCTGTACCGCCTGTTTGAGAATAATTTTAATAAACAAACAGGGGCGCTGTTCGATATTATTTTAGACGATTTGTTGTCGAAAAAAGAGATTTTGAACGATAACGGAAATATAACAGTTAAAAGACAGGGAGACGAGGCGGCCGCTCTTGAAATTCAGGAGGAATATCGGGAGATTATTAAGAAGATCGAAAATTTATTAAAGTCAAGCGGCAACAGCGTTCCCACATTGGACGAACTCGAAAAGAAAATTAAAATAAATAAAAAGATGTTGAATTACGCCATTACGGTAATGGCGAAGCAGGGGAAGTTAGTTAAGATAAAACACGATATTTATTATTTAAAAGAACAAATGGATAATATTAAAAAAGGTCTTGATTTATTTTTTCAATCTTCGGAAAGACTTGAACCAAAGGATATGAAAGAAATCGCGGCAGTTTCTAGAAAATATGCCATACCGCTGTTAGAATATTTTGACTATACCGGATATACGGCTAAAACAGGCGATTATAGAATCAAAAGGTAA
- a CDS encoding Do family serine endopeptidase: protein MGFKSDSKIIGAGVAVLIGIIAGVIITANLHLFKKSLAEPASPVIHTTTNSEMPAQNGPSNFIALIKQDKPFVVNIRTTQKVKGGPFQMYQNPFGNEQNPFGNFFNNFFHNVPQSTYTEESLGSGVIISKSGYIVTNNHVIKGATKIYVKLYNGKTFKARVIGKDPQVDLALLKINDGNNLPVATLGDSAKSQIGEWVLAIGNPFGLGWTVTNGIISAKGRAIGGPYEDFIQTNAAINPGNSGGPLINMKGQVIGINTAIIKGAQGIGFSIPVNVVKQVLPELETGKITRGWLGIEIQKITPALKKAFNLETSQGALVSSVLPNGPAARAGLKSGDVIIKFNGEKVKEMSQLPWLVGNTKPGKAVPMEIIRHGKKETIMITVGNWKSPKNTFNEKAQKVSAKKLGIVVVPLTSSNMQGYGIQNVHHGVIVSKVIPGGIGQRIGIMPGDVIQEINHQPVNNIKQYVNLINQAEKSKQFLFFVRRGNMKLYLAYSE from the coding sequence ATGGGTTTTAAATCTGATTCCAAAATAATCGGCGCTGGCGTGGCCGTATTGATAGGTATAATTGCAGGAGTTATAATTACGGCAAATTTACATTTATTTAAAAAGTCCCTTGCCGAGCCGGCTTCGCCGGTAATTCATACGACTACTAATTCGGAAATGCCTGCCCAAAACGGTCCCAGTAATTTTATCGCATTGATAAAACAGGATAAGCCGTTTGTCGTAAATATCAGAACAACCCAAAAGGTAAAGGGAGGACCATTCCAGATGTATCAAAATCCTTTCGGCAACGAGCAAAATCCTTTCGGTAACTTTTTTAACAATTTCTTTCATAATGTGCCTCAAAGCACCTATACCGAAGAAAGCCTCGGTTCAGGCGTAATTATCAGCAAAAGCGGTTATATAGTTACAAACAATCATGTTATAAAGGGAGCAACCAAAATATATGTTAAGCTTTATAACGGCAAAACTTTCAAGGCAAGGGTCATCGGGAAAGATCCGCAGGTTGATCTTGCCCTTTTAAAGATAAACGACGGCAATAATCTTCCCGTTGCTACCCTTGGAGACTCGGCCAAATCCCAGATAGGAGAATGGGTTTTAGCCATAGGAAATCCCTTCGGGTTGGGTTGGACGGTTACTAACGGCATTATAAGCGCTAAAGGCAGGGCTATCGGCGGACCGTATGAAGATTTTATACAGACCAATGCCGCAATTAATCCGGGAAATAGCGGCGGACCCCTTATTAATATGAAAGGCCAGGTTATAGGAATAAATACGGCAATCATTAAGGGCGCCCAGGGAATAGGGTTTTCGATACCGGTAAATGTTGTCAAGCAGGTTCTTCCGGAGCTTGAGACCGGTAAAATCACAAGGGGCTGGCTTGGAATAGAAATTCAAAAGATAACGCCTGCGCTCAAAAAAGCGTTTAATCTTGAAACTTCGCAAGGTGCCCTTGTTTCTTCGGTGCTTCCAAACGGTCCGGCGGCGCGTGCCGGATTAAAAAGCGGGGATGTTATAATAAAATTTAACGGGGAAAAGGTTAAAGAAATGTCGCAGCTTCCGTGGCTCGTGGGAAATACGAAACCCGGAAAAGCTGTTCCGATGGAGATTATAAGGCATGGCAAGAAAGAAACCATTATGATTACGGTTGGCAATTGGAAAAGCCCTAAAAATACCTTTAACGAAAAAGCTCAAAAGGTGTCTGCTAAAAAGTTAGGGATTGTCGTTGTGCCCTTAACAAGTTCTAATATGCAGGGATACGGCATACAAAATGTTCATCACGGCGTTATAGTCTCAAAGGTCATACCCGGCGGAATAGGCCAGAGAATCGGGATAATGCCCGGGGATGTAATACAGGAGATAAATCATCAGCCGGTTAATAATATAAAACAGTATGTTAATCTTATAAATCAGGCTGAAAAATCCAAACAGTTTCTTTTCTTTGTGAGAAGGGGAAATATGAAATTGTATCTTGCATACTCGGAATAA